The Streptomyces sp. B3I8 nucleotide sequence CGGCCGGGCCCTCGGCACCGGTGCGGACGGTGAGACGGGGCACGGTGTAGACGCGGCTGCCGAGCAGCAGTTCCTGGTTCCGGTAGGGCGAGGCCCCGAACCCGGACGCGGCGCCCGTGTCCGGCCGCACGGTGACCAGGGGCGGCACCTGCTGCCGGGAGACGGTCACCGGGCCGCGGTCGCGCGGGTTCCAGCGCTGGTGCTGGTCCGGCGGGTTGTGCACCCGGGCGCCGACGGAGAAGACGGCGTCGGTGACGGGGTTGTCCAGGCTCTGCAGGCTGCGGCCGAGCGACGTCGACCCGCCGCCGACCGCGGCGAGCGTCCGGCTGAGCACATCGGCGGTGAGGCTGCTGTAGTACTGCGCGCCCTGACCGCCGACCGTCAGCGGGTCGTTGGCGACCGTCTGCTCCCGGCCGGGTTCGGTGCGGTACCGGGGCCAGCCGTCGGCCTTGTCGATCGCCTCGGCCTGCTGCTCCTGGCGCGTGCCCCAGGGCGCGTAGTCGTCCATCTGATTGAGCCGCAGCCGGGTGGCCACGGCGTCGGTCGCCGCTGCCTCGCCGAGCTGCGTGCCGGTCAGCAGCACCACGGCGAGCCCGGCGAGCACGGTGCGGCGGCGGCCCCGGCCGAGTCCGGCGCCGATGCCGGTAGCGGTGCCGGTGCCGTTACGCGTCCCGCCACCGGCGATGCCGTCCGCGGGTTCCGCGTTCCGTTCCCGGGCGAGCAGGGCGAGCAGCCCGAGGCCGCCGAGCGAGCCCGCGGCGGCGAGGAGCAGCACCGGCAGGGCGTACGAGGGGGCCTCCAGACCGCTGCGGCTCGCCACGGCGGCGATCACCGCGAACAGCACGCCACCGGCGCCGAGCGCACGCCGGCCCGGCGGCCCGTAGGCGAGCGCGTGCCAGGCGGCGAACACCATCAGGCCGCAGAGCACGAAGGCCTGCCGGTACGGGCTGCCGTTGGGGGTGGTGAAGGCGTGCCAGGCCAGATGGGTCGGCGTCCACTGCAACGACAGGGCGACGGCGACGACCAGTGCCGTCCAGCCGGCGCGCTCCCGCACCGGTACCGCCCGGTGGAAGGGGAGGGCGAGGACGAGCACCAGCACGGTGACGCCGACGTAGAGGCCGGGGCTGGAGTAGGAGTACGTCGTCGGCAGCAGGCGGGCCAGCAGGTCCTCGCCCCCCACCGGTTCGAAGGTGGTGGTACGGCCCGGGTAGGCGTGGCGGGTGCCGATGTAGACGGTGACGACGAGCGGTGCGGCCAGGCCCACGCCGAGCGCGGTGGTGAGCGCGGCCCGGCCCGCCGCTGCCGCCGCCGTCCGGCGGGGTGTCCCGCCGAGCCACAGCCGCAGCAGCAGGACGAGGCCGGCGCCCAGGGTGGCCATGTAGGCGGTGTAGAAGTTGGCGATCCAGGCGAGCGCCACGATCAGCACGCCCGCCACCCGGTGCCGCTCCTCCCGCGCCCACTCGCCGACCAGGCAGAGCAGCGGCAGGGCGAGGAGGCCGTCGAGCCACATCGGGTTGTACGAGGCGTAGGACAGGGTCCAGCCGCACAGGGCGTACGAGGTCCCCAGCAGGCCCGCCGCCCACCAGGGGCCGCCGGGGCGCAGCCGCGGCAGCAGCCAGGCCATGGCGGCCGCCGCGCACGCGGCCTTCAGGAGGGTGATCACATACACCGCGAGGTCGATCTCGTCGCGCGGGAACAGCGCCACCAGCGGGGCGAACGGGCTGCTGAGGTAGGTGCCGAGGTCGGGCAGGAAGCTGGAGCCGTACCCGGACTGCCAGTTGACGAACAGTCCGCCGTCGGCGCGGCCGTGCAGGAGGTCCCACAGGTGCGCGTGGAAGGGCACGTACTGGTTGCCCAGGTCGTTGACGGCACGGGTGCGGGAGCCGAAGGGGAAGCCGCGGGCAAGGATGTCACCGCCGCAGAGCCCGGTAGCGGTGAGCACCGCGGCGAGCAGCGCGGCGGCCCGCCCGTCGCGCGGCAGTATTGACCCATTCATTTCCGGCGGACTCCCCTTTGTCGATTCGCCCGTTAAGACGGCTCTCCTTTCCTCATGGTTGTACTCGGCAGTGGGATTTTCGCGATGGATACGCGGGCATCGGGAACACAATGGAAGTTCACCGAACGGAATTCCTCGACAAGGGAAACTCAATGCGTCGCGCAAATGGCGGAAAGGTTAATTCACGGGCCGGTCGGGAGCGGAGACGGTTCGACACCCCCGACGACGGTCACCGCCGCGACCGCTCACAATGGGCAGGGGGCCCGCCGATCGGGCGGGCGGCACGGGACGACGCACGGAGGGCGGGACGGGATGGGCGAGCTCTGGCCGGTAGCGGACGTAATGGCGTATCTGGCCGGGAACTGGCGGGTCGAGCGGTCGGTGCGGGACCTGTCCGGCGGTGACGAGGGCCGTTTCACCGGGACCACCGGGTTCGGCCCGCTGGACGGTGGCGGGCTGCTCCACGAGGAGTCCGGGACGTTCGTCTGGCAGGGCGTGGCACGGCCGGCCACGCGGACGCTGCGGTATCTGCCGGGGAGCGGCGGGGCGGGCACGGCGGACGTGCGGTTCGCGGACGGGCGCCCATTCCACGAACTGGACCTCGCCACCGGGCGCTATGTCGCCGACCACCCCTGCGCGGCCGACTTCTACCGGGGCGAGTTCACCGTGCGGGACCGGGACCACTGGCGGACGGTGTGGCGGGTGGGCGGCCCGGCGAAGGACCTGGTGCTGACCACCGACTACGCACGGGCGGAGTGAGGCCGTCCCCGGACGGCGGAGAGGCCGATCCCCGGGGCGGAGTGAGGCCGAGCCCCGGGGCGCGGGCGAGGCCGGTCTCCTGGGTGGCCTCGCTCACGCCCTGGTGGGCAGGGGCGCGACGCCGTCGAAGCGGAGGTTCCAGTAGCCGGCGCGGCCGGTCAGGGTGGTCGTCGACAAGGGGTGGACGTCGAGGTTCCAGTAGGTCGCGGGGGGCGCCTTCAGGGCGTAGACGAGGACCGCGCGGATGACCGAGGGCTCGGCTACGGCCACGATGCGGCAGCCCTCCTCGGCGGGCCGGGTGTCCAGCCAGCCGCCGACCCGCGAGATGAACGTGAGCAGGGACTCGCCGCCGTGCGGTGCGGCGCGCGGGTCGGCGAGCCACGCGTCCACCGCCTGCGGCTCCCGGGCCATCGCCTCGCCGAGGGTGAATCCGCGCCAGCGTCCCATGTCACAGTCGCGCAGGGCGAGTTGCACGAGTGGGGCGTAGCCGAGGGCGTCACCGGTGGCGCGGCTGCGCGGGGTCGGCGAGCAGTAGCGCAGCTCGGACGCCGCCAGCGGCAGCAACTGCTGGGCCACGCGCAGCACTTGGTCCCAGGCCGCCTGGTCCAGCGGTCGGTCGTCCTCGAAACGCTCGGCCGGCAGCGAGGTGTTGCGTGCCGCGGCGACGAACGTGACCCGAACGTGCATGCGGTGATGGTGGGCCGCGCAAGTACGCAGGTCAAGGGCCGTTACGGGCCAGTTACCGAGGGTATACGCCTCTTCACCCGAAAACGGAGGTCGAGAAGACGTCGGCACAGGCCACCCGCAGCCGCCGTACCCCCTCGGCGATCTCGGCGGCGCCCGCGACCGCCGCGAAGCTCAGCCGCAGGTGGGCGGCCGGGGGTTCGGCGCTGAAGTACGGGCGGCCCGGGGTGAGCGCGACGCCGGCCCGCAGGGCGGCCGCGGCCAGCGCGGACTCGTCGGTGCCGTCGGGCAGCCGTACCCAGAGGTGATAGCCGCCGGACGGCACATGGGGCAGGGCGAGGGCGGGCAGTTCGCGGCGGAGCGCGGTGGTCATCGTGTCCCGGCGGGCGCGCAGTTCGGCGGAGACCGCCCGCAGATGGCGCGGCCAGGCGGGCGCTCCGACCAGTTCCAGGGCGGCCTCCTGCAACGGGCGCGGCACGAAGAAGGTGTCGACGACCTGGATGGCCCGCAGTCGTTCGAACACCGGCCCGCGGGCGGCCAGTGCGCTCACCCGGAAGCTCGGCGAGGTCACCTTGGTGAGCGAGCCGACGTGCACCACCACCCCGTCCGGGTCCTCTGCGGCGAGCGGCGGCGGCAGCGGACCCGCGTCCTCGTGCACCAGCCGCCGCACGAAGTCGTCCTCGACGACGAACGCCCCGGCCGCGCGCGCGATCCGCAGCACCTCGGCCCGGCGCTCCGGGGCCAGTACCGCGCCGGTGGGGTTCTGGAACAGCGGCTGGCAGACGACGACCCGGGCGCCGCTCGCGCGGAAGGCGTCGGCAAGCAGGGCGGGCTTGATGCCGTCGGCGTCGACCGGCACGGGCACCGGGCGCAGTCCGGCGGCGCGGGCGATGGCCAGCATGCCGGGGTAGGTGGGCGACTCCACCAGGACCGGGGCACCGGGTGGGGCCAGCGCGCGCAGCGCGGTGGTGAGCGCGGACTGGCCGCCCGCGGAGACCAGCACGTCGGCGGCGGTCACGGCGCCGCCGATGCCGCGCGCGAACCACTCGCGCAGCTCGGGCAGTCCTTCCATGGGCGGCCGGCCCCAGGCGCCCGGGCGGCGGCCGGCGCGGGCCAGGGCGGCGCCCATCGCCCGCTCCGGCTGGAGCGAGGGGTGCAGATAGCCGCCGTTGAGCTCGATCACTCCGGCGGGCGGGGCGGCGAGCGAGACGAGCACGCCGGAGGCGTCCACGGTGCGGGGCACGTGCTCGGTGGCCGGGTCGGCGCTGAGCGCCACCTCCTGCCAGGCGGTGTCTCCGGAGGGGGCCGGGTCCGGGCGCGGGTCCGCGCGGAAGGCACCGGAGCCGGGGCGGGTGACCACCAGGCCCTCGGCGGCGAGTTGCGCCAGCGCGCGGGAGACGGTCACCGGACCGGCCCGGAACCGCTCCACGAGGGCCCTGCTTGACGGCAGCTTTTCTCCCGGTGAGTAGCACTTCAGGTCCGCCCGGAGGGTTTCCACCAGCTCAGCGACGCTGTTACGCTCGTGCATGAGAGCAGAGAGTAGCGCTATCAACGGGACCTCGGTAGCGGTCGAGCACGATCCGCAGGGTGGCCGGGAGGTTGATCCGGGGCGGTCGGCGGAGCGCCGCTCACTCGGGGGTGCGGCGCAGGCCGGGCTCGGGGTCGTCGCCTTCTCCCTCACCTTCCCCGCCACCGCCTGGGGGCTGGAGGGGTTCGGGCCCTGGTCGCTGGTGGCGGTGCGGGGCGTGCTGGCGGCGGTGCTCGCGGGCGGGTGCCTGCTGGTCCTGCGCATACCGGTGCCGTCGCGCCGGCACTGGGGCGGGCTCGCGGTGGTGGCCTGCGGAGTCGTGGTCGGGTTCCCGCTGCTCACCACGCTCGCGCTGCAAACCTCGACGACCGCGCACGCGGCCGTGGTGGTCGGGCTGCTGCCGCTGACCACCGCGTTGTTCTCGGCGCTGCGGGTGGGGTCCCGGCCGTCCCGCTCCTTCTGGGTCGCGGCGTGCGCCGGGGCGGCGGCCGTGATCGCGTTCACGGTGGGGCAGAGCGGCGGCGCGCTGACAGGGGCCGACGCGTATCTGTTCGGGGCACTGGTGGTGTGCGCGGCCGGGTACACCGAGGGCGGCCGGCTGGCGCGGGTGATGCCGGGGTGGCAGGTGATCGGGTGGGCGCTGGTGCTGTGTCTGCCGGTGTCACTGCCGGGGGCCTGGCTGGCGTTGACGTACGAGCCGGTGGTGCCGGGATGGCACGGGGTGGTCGGTCTGCTGTGGCTGGCGGTGGGGTCGCAGTTCCTGGGGCTGGTGGTCTGGTACCGGGGCATGGCGGCGGTCGGGATACCCCGGGCGAGTCAACTGCAGTTGGCGCAGCCCCTTCTGACGCTGGTGTGGTCGGTGCTGCTGCTGGGTGAACGTCTGACGTGGGCGGCGCCGGTGACGGCCCTCGCGGTGCTGGTGTGCATCGCGGTCACGCAACGGGCGCGGACGTGAGACCTGTCTCCCCCGCCCCGTGTGGTGGTCGGGCGAAGCGCCGCCGGGTCGACGCGTCGGCGGGCAGGAACGTCTCCATGTGCAGGCCCTCCAGGGCGGCGTCGGTGGGCGTGCTGAGCCGCGCCGAGGTGCTGAAGAAGCGCAGGAGGTCACCCCCGTCCGTGGCGAGTTCCAGGGTGAGCACCGGACTGCCGACGGGCGCGGTCCGGCAGGTACCGGCGAGATGGCTGCCGGCCTCCTCGGCCAGGGCGAGGTGGCGCGGGTCGTGGGAGCGCTCGGCCCGGTGGACGAGCTGGTGGTACAGGTGCGAGGCCCACTCGGTGAAGTTGCCGATCCGCGGCGCCAGACCGCCGGGGTGCAGGCACAACCGGATGACGTTGACCGGGGGTTCGAGCAGTTCCGGAGCACAGCCGGCCAGGAGCACGTCGACGCCGGCGTTGGAGTCGACGACGTCCCAGTAGTCGTCGAGCAGCAGCGCCGGGTAGGGCAGGTGCGCGTCGAGCAGCCCCCGCAGGCCCTCCATGACCAGGGCGACCGAGGCGTCGTCCAGGCCGCGGTCCCGGTACCGGGGCGCGTACCCGCCGGCCAGCAGCAGCCGGTTCCGCTCGCGCAGCGGGACGTCGAGGTGGTCCGCCAGGTGCAGGATCATCTCCGGCGTGGGCCGCGCCCTGCCGGTCTCCACGCGGCTGAGGTGCCGGGTGGAGACGGAGGAACGGTTCGACAACTCCTGCTGGCTGAAGCGGCGGCGTTCCCGCCAGCCGCGCAACAGCGGGCCCACTTCTCCGGTGTCCGTGGCCGTGGTCATGCCGGCAGCCTAAGGTCTGTGGGCGTGCTCGCCATGACCTCGGGGGTCATGGTCCGTCGTGCGGCGCCCGTCCACTCTGGATCCCGTCAGAGCAGCGAACGATCCGAACGACGGAGGACGGACCATGGACACGAAGAGCGTCGTCGAGGCGTACCTGGCCACGTGGAACTCCGAGGGTGAGCAGCGCGCGAAGCTCCTCGCCGAGCACTGGGCGCCCGACGTGGCTTACACCGACCCGCTGGCGGAGATCACCGGCCATGCCGGACTCGCCGCCCTGATCGACGGAGTACACGGGCAGTTCCCCGGCTGCGTGTTCACGCCCGTCGGCGAGCCCGACGCCCACCACGGCCAACTGCGGTTCCGCTGGGGCCTCGGGCCCGAGGGTGCCGAGCCGATGGTGATCGGCTTCGACGTCCTGGTCCTGGACGGCGAGGGCCGCATCCGCGACGTCCGCGGTTTCCTCGACAAGGTGCCCGCCGGCGCCTGAGCCGCCGGGAGGGGCCGCCCCTGGCAGTCCTCCGCGACCGGAGGGCTGCCGCCGGCACCGCGCGGCCTCAGCGCACCGGGCGCCGCCCCGGGCGCGTCACCCGGTCGTAGTGGTCCTCGACCACTTCCGTCATCGCGCCGATCGGGTCCGCGCCCACCTCCTTCGCGGAGAAGAAGACGTGCCCCGTCACCTGCGGGTATTCCGCCGCGAACGTGAGGTGGCGGGAGAGTTCCGCCGTGTCCTGCCAGGCCTCCGGCTGGGCGGGGTCGCCCGCCTTGTACAGCGCCTCCCCGATGTACAGGTCCACCCCCGTGCCCTTGGCCACCGCCGACCACCACGGCACCAGCTCCGCGTAGTCCGCCGCCGGGAAGCCGATGTTCCAGTAGACCTGCGGGCAGAGGTAGTCGATCCACCCCTCCCGCACCCATTTCCGGGTGTCCGCGTACAGGTCGTCGTACGTCTGCACGCCCGCCCGCGTGTCCGAGCCTCGTGGGTCGGTCTCGGCGTTGCGCCAGACGCCGAACGGGCTGATACCGAAGCGCGCGGCGGGCCGCACCTCGCGGATGCGGGCGGCCGTCTCCAGGATCAGCCTGTCGATGTTGTCGCGGCGCCAGGCCGCCCGGTCGGGGAAGCCGTCGCCGTGCGCCGCGTACGCCGCGTCGTCGTCGAAGGTCTGGCCGGCCACCGGGTACGGGTAGAAGTAGTCGTCGAAGTGGACGCCGTCGACCCGGTAGCGGCGCACCGCGTCGAGCATGGCGTCCTGGACGAAGGCCCGGACCTCGGGCAGCCCGGGGTTGTAGTAGAGCTTCCCGCCGTACGGCACCACCCAGTCGGGGTGGCGTCGTGCGGGGTGGGTGGCCACCAGCCGGCCGGGGTCGGTGTGGTTGGCGATGCGGTACGGGTTGCACCAGGCGTGCAGTTCGAGCCCGCGGGCGTGGGCCTCCTCGACCGCCGTGCCCAGCGGGTCCCAGCCGGGGTCCTGGCCCTGCGTGCCGGTCAGGTA carries:
- a CDS encoding histidine phosphatase family protein, which gives rise to MHVRVTFVAAARNTSLPAERFEDDRPLDQAAWDQVLRVAQQLLPLAASELRYCSPTPRSRATGDALGYAPLVQLALRDCDMGRWRGFTLGEAMAREPQAVDAWLADPRAAPHGGESLLTFISRVGGWLDTRPAEEGCRIVAVAEPSVIRAVLVYALKAPPATYWNLDVHPLSTTTLTGRAGYWNLRFDGVAPLPTRA
- a CDS encoding nuclear transport factor 2 family protein — its product is MDTKSVVEAYLATWNSEGEQRAKLLAEHWAPDVAYTDPLAEITGHAGLAALIDGVHGQFPGCVFTPVGEPDAHHGQLRFRWGLGPEGAEPMVIGFDVLVLDGEGRIRDVRGFLDKVPAGA
- a CDS encoding PLP-dependent aminotransferase family protein; amino-acid sequence: MHERNSVAELVETLRADLKCYSPGEKLPSSRALVERFRAGPVTVSRALAQLAAEGLVVTRPGSGAFRADPRPDPAPSGDTAWQEVALSADPATEHVPRTVDASGVLVSLAAPPAGVIELNGGYLHPSLQPERAMGAALARAGRRPGAWGRPPMEGLPELREWFARGIGGAVTAADVLVSAGGQSALTTALRALAPPGAPVLVESPTYPGMLAIARAAGLRPVPVPVDADGIKPALLADAFRASGARVVVCQPLFQNPTGAVLAPERRAEVLRIARAAGAFVVEDDFVRRLVHEDAGPLPPPLAAEDPDGVVVHVGSLTKVTSPSFRVSALAARGPVFERLRAIQVVDTFFVPRPLQEAALELVGAPAWPRHLRAVSAELRARRDTMTTALRRELPALALPHVPSGGYHLWVRLPDGTDESALAAAALRAGVALTPGRPYFSAEPPAAHLRLSFAAVAGAAEIAEGVRRLRVACADVFSTSVFG
- a CDS encoding DUF6314 family protein, which produces MGELWPVADVMAYLAGNWRVERSVRDLSGGDEGRFTGTTGFGPLDGGGLLHEESGTFVWQGVARPATRTLRYLPGSGGAGTADVRFADGRPFHELDLATGRYVADHPCAADFYRGEFTVRDRDHWRTVWRVGGPAKDLVLTTDYARAE
- a CDS encoding glycoside hydrolase family 10 protein — translated: MGRLSRRAFAMAALTSLVAAGDAAAVDRGGAGRRRRGGSNRMRGMWLATVSHRDWPTRPGLTASQQRAELRAHLDVAVERKLNAVFFQVRPTADALWPSPYEPWSEYLTGTQGQDPGWDPLGTAVEEAHARGLELHAWCNPYRIANHTDPGRLVATHPARRHPDWVVPYGGKLYYNPGLPEVRAFVQDAMLDAVRRYRVDGVHFDDYFYPYPVAGQTFDDDAAYAAHGDGFPDRAAWRRDNIDRLILETAARIREVRPAARFGISPFGVWRNAETDPRGSDTRAGVQTYDDLYADTRKWVREGWIDYLCPQVYWNIGFPAADYAELVPWWSAVAKGTGVDLYIGEALYKAGDPAQPEAWQDTAELSRHLTFAAEYPQVTGHVFFSAKEVGADPIGAMTEVVEDHYDRVTRPGRRPVR
- a CDS encoding DMT family transporter, with product MRAESSAINGTSVAVEHDPQGGREVDPGRSAERRSLGGAAQAGLGVVAFSLTFPATAWGLEGFGPWSLVAVRGVLAAVLAGGCLLVLRIPVPSRRHWGGLAVVACGVVVGFPLLTTLALQTSTTAHAAVVVGLLPLTTALFSALRVGSRPSRSFWVAACAGAAAVIAFTVGQSGGALTGADAYLFGALVVCAAGYTEGGRLARVMPGWQVIGWALVLCLPVSLPGAWLALTYEPVVPGWHGVVGLLWLAVGSQFLGLVVWYRGMAAVGIPRASQLQLAQPLLTLVWSVLLLGERLTWAAPVTALAVLVCIAVTQRART
- a CDS encoding helix-turn-helix domain-containing protein; amino-acid sequence: MTTATDTGEVGPLLRGWRERRRFSQQELSNRSSVSTRHLSRVETGRARPTPEMILHLADHLDVPLRERNRLLLAGGYAPRYRDRGLDDASVALVMEGLRGLLDAHLPYPALLLDDYWDVVDSNAGVDVLLAGCAPELLEPPVNVIRLCLHPGGLAPRIGNFTEWASHLYHQLVHRAERSHDPRHLALAEEAGSHLAGTCRTAPVGSPVLTLELATDGGDLLRFFSTSARLSTPTDAALEGLHMETFLPADASTRRRFARPPHGAGETGLTSAPVA
- a CDS encoding YfhO family protein, with product MNGSILPRDGRAAALLAAVLTATGLCGGDILARGFPFGSRTRAVNDLGNQYVPFHAHLWDLLHGRADGGLFVNWQSGYGSSFLPDLGTYLSSPFAPLVALFPRDEIDLAVYVITLLKAACAAAAMAWLLPRLRPGGPWWAAGLLGTSYALCGWTLSYASYNPMWLDGLLALPLLCLVGEWAREERHRVAGVLIVALAWIANFYTAYMATLGAGLVLLLRLWLGGTPRRTAAAAAGRAALTTALGVGLAAPLVVTVYIGTRHAYPGRTTTFEPVGGEDLLARLLPTTYSYSSPGLYVGVTVLVLVLALPFHRAVPVRERAGWTALVVAVALSLQWTPTHLAWHAFTTPNGSPYRQAFVLCGLMVFAAWHALAYGPPGRRALGAGGVLFAVIAAVASRSGLEAPSYALPVLLLAAAGSLGGLGLLALLARERNAEPADGIAGGGTRNGTGTATGIGAGLGRGRRRTVLAGLAVVLLTGTQLGEAAATDAVATRLRLNQMDDYAPWGTRQEQQAEAIDKADGWPRYRTEPGREQTVANDPLTVGGQGAQYYSSLTADVLSRTLAAVGGGSTSLGRSLQSLDNPVTDAVFSVGARVHNPPDQHQRWNPRDRGPVTVSRQQVPPLVTVRPDTGAASGFGASPYRNQELLLGSRVYTVPRLTVRTGAEGPAAVTARCRAGDEAFLWAPHFSGTARLTGTSTGKGAGTSAGTSTDKDTGTRAVAFRSDTTGSRIAAMQPLGTVPDSGRLEIALSPDHAGTTVPDGAVGCLDTARLRGAVDRLTDTGATEVTVSGATVHAELPAGSTGTAVLAAPRIAGWRCAAGDGAERPARTYHGLVAVPLGGSATTLTCTFHTPGLKLGSAIGGVALAASVALAVLAAVRRRRTPGPSALPTAAAPSRERVTHAR